The genomic stretch CCGAGTGAAATTGCCAGGACAGGACGAGCGCCCCGTTTGCTTCGTCGTAGAGAACCCTTCTAAGGGGTATTCGGATGGCAGGGTGAAGGCGAACAACTTTGGGGGCGGCTACGTCGTGGACCGGTGGCCCTGAACGCCCCTGGGAGAACGTAATAGGTAGGAGGTGTCAATTTCGGCCCGAACAAGCCGTTTTGACCCCATGACCCGTGAGGGCGTTCCCTCGATCAGATGCCGCAGGTAGCGTTTTCCTCGTCGCATTGGTTGCGAGTTCGCACACGAGGGGCAACGGCATGTCGAAGGCAATCGAGTTCAAGATTCCGCGAGGGGCAATCCTCTTCTCGGCGGACGGGGTCGGCTACGAGTTCCGCGAGGACTTGGGGCCAACGCACCACGGGATGTCCCTGTTCGTAGCGCGGCTGCGGTCTGCGTCCGGGGCGCCTCGTGGGAAGGTGCTGCTCAAAGCGGTTCCGGCTCCATCGGAAACGGAAGGCGCTCGGGTCATGCGTGCGCGAACGAAGCTCGACGAACAGGTTCGCCTTGCGACGTTCCTCAAGCATCCGGCCATCCTCAAGGTGCATGGACTGCACAAGGTCGAGGGCTACTGGTACGTCAGCACGGAGCACCCGGATGGCCACTCCCTGAACGAACTGCTGACGCTCGTCGGTGAGAGTAGGCGATGGTTCTCGCCGCTCTTTGTGCTCTACGTCGGCGCTCAGGTCGCGGCGGCCCTTGATCACGCGCACTCCGCGAAGGACGGGCAGGGCTGGCCGCTGAACATCGTTCATCGGGCCGTCGACGTTGAGCACATCTTCGTCAACTGGGACGGGACGGTTCAGCTCGCCGACTTCGGCCTCGCGCTGTCCGACTTGCCGGGCCGAGTGGCCTCGTCGGCGCGCGGCCCCTTAGGGGACCACTTCTATTCGTCGCCAGAAATGCTCCTCGGGGGGAGTGTCGACGCGCGCTCCGACCTCTTCACGCTGGGCGTCGTGCTGCTCGAACTGGCGACGGGGAAGAACCTGCTCTTCTGCCCGGACGACATCACGCCCGAAGTCATGGCCTCGCTGCCCACGAAGAAGCGTCGGCGGGTGGCTCGGGCGGTCAAGCGGGCCACGCTTGCGGGGGCGCCGCCGTTGGTGTCTGACGCGATTTGGCGCGCGGCGACGCTGACGGCTGCGGACGTAGACGCGATGACTGAGGGGCTTCCCCAGGGGCTACGCGTGACGCTGAACCGGCTCCTTCGGGTTGCGCCTCGTGAGCGCTACCAGTCGGCAGGGGA from Myxococcus xanthus encodes the following:
- a CDS encoding serine/threonine protein kinase, which translates into the protein MSKAIEFKIPRGAILFSADGVGYEFREDLGPTHHGMSLFVARLRSASGAPRGKVLLKAVPAPSETEGARVMRARTKLDEQVRLATFLKHPAILKVHGLHKVEGYWYVSTEHPDGHSLNELLTLVGESRRWFSPLFVLYVGAQVAAALDHAHSAKDGQGWPLNIVHRAVDVEHIFVNWDGTVQLADFGLALSDLPGRVASSARGPLGDHFYSSPEMLLGGSVDARSDLFTLGVVLLELATGKNLLFCPDDITPEVMASLPTKKRRRVARAVKRATLAGAPPLVSDAIWRAATLTAADVDAMTEGLPQGLRVTLNRLLRVAPRERYQSAGELAAHLTAWLGGTFTKADAAAEVKSRAAQAEAALDSMATLPPRGRGKRKPDDVTTA